The proteins below are encoded in one region of Candidatus Saccharimonadales bacterium:
- a CDS encoding 6-phosphogluconolactonase yields MTELFEYKTCADAVKAARDYLLEQLKASDGNIVLLLSGGSSLNPVKEAFKLLDDETVGRIQLLQVDERYVDLSSSDSNWRQIKRALGSKFKRLASSAGMLTRGEDAEDIAITYEMEIRELLAGADETIGVYGVGADGHIAGMLPTKQPEEFTRFLDGRLVVDYQAHDFVRITTTGALVTKLNELIVFACGPQKTAAVERIDQRLQPHEHPAQMLKDAARVKLFIGEEGD; encoded by the coding sequence ATGACGGAGTTGTTTGAGTATAAAACTTGCGCCGACGCGGTTAAAGCGGCGCGCGATTATCTGCTCGAGCAACTTAAAGCTTCAGACGGAAATATCGTGCTGCTGCTCTCAGGCGGTTCCTCGCTCAATCCGGTCAAGGAAGCTTTTAAGCTATTGGACGATGAAACCGTTGGGCGCATCCAGTTGCTGCAAGTCGACGAGCGTTATGTCGATCTTAGCTCGTCCGACTCTAATTGGCGGCAAATTAAACGAGCCTTGGGTTCTAAATTTAAACGTCTTGCCAGTTCGGCCGGGATGTTAACGCGCGGCGAGGACGCCGAAGACATCGCTATAACTTATGAAATGGAAATCAGGGAACTTTTAGCTGGCGCGGACGAGACAATCGGTGTTTATGGGGTAGGGGCGGACGGCCATATTGCTGGCATGCTACCGACCAAGCAACCGGAGGAATTTACTAGGTTCTTGGACGGGAGGCTGGTGGTGGATTACCAGGCACATGATTTTGTCCGGATTACCACCACCGGAGCGCTAGTTACCAAACTGAATGAGCTGATTGTGTTTGCCTGCGGACCGCAAAAAACAGCTGCGGTTGAAAGAATTGACCAGCGGCTACAGCCGCATGAACATCCCGCCCAAATGCTTAAAGATGCCGCTCGGGTTAAG